Part of the Sulfitobacter donghicola DSW-25 = KCTC 12864 = JCM 14565 genome, GCTCAACAAGGATGATCGCCATATCGCCGCGATCCCGTAAGAAGCGGATCACATCTCCGATCTGTTTGATGATGTTTGGCTGAATACCCTCTGTCGGCTCGTCCAGCAGGAGCAATTTGGGTTTGGCAACCAAAGCCCGCGCAATCGCCAACTGTTGCTGCTGCCCGCCCGACAGGTCCCCGCCCCGCCGGTGGCGCATTTCCTGAAGGACGGGAAACAGTTCAAAAATCTCGTCAGGGACCATCCGCTCGGCCCGATCCAGACAGGCATAACCAGTTTCAAGGTTTTCGCGAACCGTCATCAAGGGGAACACATCCCGCCCTTGGGGCACATAACCGACCCCTTCGCGCGCCAGT contains:
- the urtE gene encoding urea ABC transporter ATP-binding subunit UrtE; the protein is MLNVENLTLHYGHSQILHDVSMSANLGQVTCLMGSNGVGKTSLLKAICGAHPRSGGTVSLDGHAIAQSARAHVLAREGVGYVPQGRDVFPLMTVRENLETGYACLDRAERMVPDEIFELFPVLQEMRHRRGGDLSGGQQQQLAIARALVAKPKLLLLDEPTEGIQPNIIKQIGDVIRFLRDRGDMAIILVEQFFDFAFDLGDEFVVLKRGEVTLSSDKASTERQKLLDAVTI